One genomic segment of Sorex araneus isolate mSorAra2 chromosome X, mSorAra2.pri, whole genome shotgun sequence includes these proteins:
- the NHSL2 gene encoding NHS-like protein 2, producing MPFYRRTVVPQRLCPRNPPHPLTELHDVSHLATLSLLRQLADLCGHSVALLENLEGHLLVLGRRTDSLCQRTVRLRSRLPCRLLAPDDDDDDDELLGHSNSSAGSVAHYTSSNIRPSHSVPEGVHGRVAVGQEARFPNLTLPALRNPSDPEAPLQAPCGTNPPSMESAGMVYSIPSSCNGPTESTFSNTWKGDAFTYMTPSATSQNNQVTENGGNPSSGNSWVSLHTLPPLTPKEPATLVATHDNLAGGSGLSSSSEHPPQRRQALERPPKPGLLTGGTSRLETGPGGASRFRERSLSVPTDSGTTDVDCDEDQKTSEACILPSASTGSEGSKSADNITSLSAQQEAQHRRQRSKSISLKKAKKKPSPPTRSVSLVKDEPVLLPEGESSVVKDQRPRSLCLSLEHQGRHSSHPDAQGYSAVPTFKDTEGTHFSHHWYLTDWKSGDTYQSLSSSSTATGTTVIECTQVQGSSESLASPSTSRATTPSQISIEVEAREVSSPGKPTGLMSPSSGYSSQSETPTPTVSMALTLGHLPPASSNVRVRPIVPERKSSLPPTSPVEKLSKSRLSFDLPLTSSANLDLSGMSISIRSKTKVSRHHSETNLGAKLAQKTSPNQPIMPMVTQSDLRSVRLRSVSKSEPEDDIESPDYAEEPATEVFTLPERKPKPPIAEKPLLIRRPLSLVHKPPSLPEGYPLTSPPLAITPTSSIQHIRPLPQDIYMVVRKPKSPSIPEGKSPGESRASSAQVFTPFASSTGAFFSGTQQLPQGSREDEEPRVRTLPERINLQSQEEAEKKKSKIPPPVPKKPSVLYLPLTSPPAQMEAYMVESRLPLSPIITLDEEPKCLPSGNHLQSPPARTTSTPQADDERDASPLGNSMESSSEGKSLISDKTAEWIVEDDDEVFVASRTTEDLFTVIHRSKRKLLGWKEPGEAFTGSKPSSHSPIRNIEDAPTTEPTASAGSSSGASLDAGRNDDFKALLQKKGSKTTPRSRPSAAELLKTTNPLARRIIAQFSKDYKTTDNPNT from the exons GTCACAGTAACAGCTCAGCAGGTAGTGTGGCCCACTATACCAGCTCAAACATCAGGCCTAGTCATTCAGTTCCAGAAGGTGTTCATGGAAGAGTTGCAGTTGGTCAGGAAGCTAGATTCCCAAATCTCACCTTGCCAGCACTGAGAAATCCTAGTGATCCAGAAGCTCCTCTCCAAGCCCCTTGTGGGACAAACCCTCCCAGCATGGAAAGCGCGGGAATGGTGTACAGCATACCTAGTTCTTGCAACGGACCAACCGAATCAACATTCTCCAATACATGGAAGGGAGATGCTTTTACCTATATGACACCAAGTGCCACCAGCCAGAACAATCAAGTTACTGAAAATGGGGGAAATCCTTCCTCTGGAAATTCTTGGGTCTCTTTGCACACGCTGCCTCCTCTAACTCCAAAGGAGCCTGCCACCCTCGTTGCCACTCATGATAACCTCGCCGGAGGTAGTGGGTTATCTAGCTCCTCTGAGCACCCTCCTCAGCGAAGACAAGCTTTGGAACGACCCCCGAAGCCTGGCCTTCTGACAGGTGGTACTTCAAGGCTGGAAACGGGCCCAGGTGGGGCTAGCAGGTTCCGGGAACGGTCACTGTCTGTGCCCACAGACTCGGGCACCACAGATGTGGACTGTGATGAAGATCAGAAGACCAGTGAAGCGTGTATCCTGCCTTCTGCCAGCACAGGTTCGGAGGGCAGTAAGAGTGCTGATAACATTACCTCCCTTAGTGCACAACAGGAAGCCCAGCATCGAAGACAGAGATCCAAAAGTATCTCACTCAAGAAGGCCAAAAAGAAGCCCTCTCCACCAACACGTAGTGTCTCACTGGTCAAAGATGAACCTGTCCTCTTGCCAGAAGGTGAGTCATCAGTTGTCAAGGACCAGAGACCAAGGAGCCTTTGCCTCTCCTTAGAACACCAAGGCCGTCACTCATCACATCCAGATGCTCAAGGTTATTCAGCTGTGCCCACCTTCAAAGATACAGAAGGTACACATTTCTCTCACCACTGGTATCTCACTGACTGGAAGTCTGGTGACACCTACCAGTCCTTGTCCAGTTCTAGCACTGCCACTGGCACCACAGTCATTGAGTGCACCCAGGTTCAGGGCAGCTCGGAGTCTCTGGCCTCCCCTTCCACTTCCAGAGCCACAACACCTTCCCAAATCTCCATCGAGGTAGAAGCCAGGGAGGTGTCCTCTCCAGGAAAGCCTACTGGGCTGATGTCACCCTCCAGTGGATACTCTAGTCAGTCTGAGACACCAACACCCACTGTTTCCATGGCCTTGACTCTTGGCCACTTGCCTCCTGCAAGTAGCAATGTCCGGGTGCGTCCAATTGTACCTGAAAGGAAGTCCTCACTTCCCCCAACATCGCCAGTGGAGAAATTGTCCAAGTCGAGGCTATCATTTGACCTACCATTGACCTCTTCAGCCAACCTGGACCTGTCTGGAATGAGTATCTCCATCCGAAGCAAAACTAAGGTGAGCCGACATCACTCAGAGACAAATTTGGGGGCCAAACTGGCCCAGAAAACAAGTCCCAACCAACCCATCATGCCCATGGTTACTCAGTCAGACCTCCGTTCTGTTCGCCTGAGGTCAGTCAGCAAATCGGAGCCAGAAGATGACATTGAGAGCCCTGACTATGCTGAGGAACCTGCAACAGAAGTCTTTACGTTGCCTGAGAGAAAACCAAAACCTCCCATAGCTGAGAAGCCCCTGCTGATCCGAAGGCCTCTGAGCTTGGTCCACAAGCCACCATCTCTCCCTGAAGGTTACCCACTAACTTCTCCTCCCTTGGCTATAACCCCTACGAGCTCAATTCAACATATAAGGCCGCTCCCTCAAGACATCTATATGGTGGTTCGGAAACCAAAGTCCCCTAGCATTCCTGAGGGTAAGAGTCCAGGGGAGTCAAGAGCATCCTCAGCCCAGGTGTTCACGCCTTTTGCCAGCTCAACTGGTGCTTTCTTCTCAGGAACGCAGCAACTTCCCCAAGGAAGTAGGGAGGATGAGGAGCCCAGAGTGAGAACCCTGCCTGAAAGAATTAACctccagagccaggaagaagctgagaaaaagaaaagcaagattcCACCTCCTGTCCCCAAAAAGCCCAGTGTGCTGTACCTGCCTCTCACTTCCCCTCCAGCACAAATGGAAGCCTACATGGTTGAGTCAAGGCTGCCTCTCAGCCCCATCATCACTCTGGATGAAGAGCCCAAGTGTCTACCCTCTGGCAACCACTTGCAATCCCCTCCTGCAAGGACAACTTCAACACCACAGGCTGATGATGAAAGGGATGCAAGCCCTCTCG GTAATTCTATGGAGTCAAGCTCGGAAGGAAAAAGTTTAATCAGTGATAAAACAGCCGAATGGATTGTGGAAGATGATGATGAGGTGTTTGTGGCTTCACGTACAACTGAAGATTTATTTACTGTGATACACAG GTCCAAAAGGAAGTTGCTGGGCTGGAAGGAGCCCGGGGAGGCCTTTACTGGCAGCAAGCCAAGCTCCCACTCACCAATCAGGAACATAGAGGATGCACCCACCACTGAGCCGACGGCCTCTGCGGGGTCAAGCAGCGGTGCCAGCTTAGATGCTGGCAGAAATGACGATTTCAAGGCTTTGCTGCAGAAGAAGGGAAGCAAGACAACTCCAAGGTCTCGCCCCTCGGCAGCAGAACTGCTGAAGACCACTAATCCACTGGCTCGGCGAATTATTGCACAATTTTCAAAAGACTACAAAACCACGGATAACCCCAATACTTAA